The proteins below are encoded in one region of Vicinamibacterales bacterium:
- a CDS encoding uroporphyrinogen decarboxylase family protein, with the protein MTKREVVTLVLDGKRPPYVPWSFGFTVGAKTKLQQHFGTADLEEVLQNHLLKLGSDLGFFEDVGQDRRRDVFGVVWDRSVDKDIGTPEGCVLPAPTLRGYDFPDPLDPRVFADIPGRIAQYGDRFRVFQIGFSLFERAWTLRGMTNLLMDLHLNPAFVHELLGAITEYNIAQIREACRYDIDAIYFGDDWGQQRGLLMGPVLWRKFLKPHLARMYAEAHRAGKYVFIHSCGDVDELFDDLFEIGLNCFNPFQPEVMDTTALLARYRGRLTFHGGLSIQRTLPFGTAEEVRRETRRLLELGGEGNYILAPSHDVPKDVSLENMLAVIGVAQQQLSA; encoded by the coding sequence ATGACCAAGCGCGAAGTCGTCACATTGGTTCTGGACGGCAAGCGTCCACCCTACGTACCGTGGTCGTTCGGGTTCACGGTCGGGGCCAAGACGAAACTCCAGCAGCATTTCGGCACCGCCGACCTCGAGGAGGTGCTGCAGAACCACCTGCTCAAGCTGGGCAGCGACCTCGGATTCTTCGAGGACGTCGGCCAGGACCGTCGCCGCGATGTCTTTGGCGTGGTCTGGGACCGCAGCGTGGACAAGGACATCGGTACTCCCGAAGGTTGCGTCCTGCCGGCCCCGACGTTGCGAGGATATGACTTTCCCGACCCGCTCGACCCGCGAGTGTTTGCCGACATCCCCGGTCGCATCGCACAGTACGGCGACCGGTTCCGCGTGTTCCAGATTGGCTTCTCGCTCTTCGAGCGCGCCTGGACCCTGCGCGGGATGACGAACCTGTTGATGGATCTCCATCTCAACCCTGCCTTCGTCCACGAACTCCTGGGCGCCATCACCGAGTACAACATCGCGCAGATCCGTGAGGCCTGTCGGTACGACATCGACGCGATCTACTTCGGTGATGACTGGGGGCAGCAGCGCGGCTTGCTGATGGGACCTGTGCTCTGGCGGAAGTTCCTCAAGCCGCACCTCGCGCGCATGTACGCGGAGGCGCACCGCGCGGGCAAGTACGTGTTCATCCACTCCTGCGGCGACGTGGACGAGTTGTTCGACGATCTGTTTGAGATCGGCCTGAACTGTTTCAATCCGTTCCAGCCCGAAGTGATGGATACCACCGCGCTGCTCGCGCGGTATCGCGGGCGCCTGACCTTCCACGGCGGCCTTTCGATTCAGAGAACGCTGCCCTTCGGCACGGCCGAGGAGGTTCGACGCGAGACCCGGCGGCTGCTCGAGTTGGGTGGAGAAGGCAATTACATCCTGGCGCCCTCGCACGACGTGCCGAAGGACGTCTCGCTCGAAAACATGTTGGCCGTCATCGGGGTCGCCCAGCAACAGCTCTCAGCATGA